One Mycobacteroides salmoniphilum DNA segment encodes these proteins:
- a CDS encoding neutral zinc metallopeptidase, with protein MRTVGVMSRTLAVVSAVALVGAGCAKSDTIVGKTSTVTPTSTVQIHGDASAPVNQIALQSISDLQDFWGGEFPKLYGKEYTPVTGGFFAVTPSSGDLPPCAAAAADVAGNAFYCPKADNVAWDAEGLLPDLRKRFGDFVIPVVLAHEWGHAIQARAGFEGATVTKEIQADCFAGAWTAHAKAETFRPTDDELDRALAGFLFLRDEPGTAKADPSAHGSGFDRVNSFRTGFDKGVQACKGYRNGDPVVVEVPFRNAADAAAGGNAPYEDIVAGVPVDLEDYWTQVYPRLTGEPWVPLQPMRAFHPSEAPACGRQSTSGYVLFYCVPEDYVGFDAAGFMPQIYSQGGDFAVATLIATQYGLAVLTRMGQDSADKKVSLRADCLAGAWAASILLEDRPGSAYRLSPGDLDKAVSALLIFRGSGDVERQGQGSDRVDAYRDGVYNGAKSCLAN; from the coding sequence ATGCGAACGGTTGGAGTGATGTCCAGGACGCTGGCGGTGGTTTCGGCGGTCGCGTTAGTGGGTGCTGGGTGTGCGAAATCGGACACTATCGTCGGTAAAACCTCGACGGTGACACCGACGTCGACCGTGCAGATACACGGCGATGCATCCGCTCCGGTGAACCAGATTGCACTCCAGTCGATCTCGGATCTTCAGGACTTCTGGGGCGGTGAGTTCCCCAAGCTCTACGGCAAGGAGTACACGCCGGTCACGGGTGGCTTCTTCGCCGTGACGCCGTCCTCGGGCGACCTGCCTCCGTGCGCTGCCGCAGCAGCCGATGTTGCGGGAAACGCGTTCTACTGCCCCAAGGCCGACAATGTCGCATGGGATGCAGAAGGGCTACTTCCGGATCTACGCAAGCGATTCGGGGATTTCGTGATACCGGTGGTCCTCGCGCACGAATGGGGACATGCGATACAGGCACGCGCCGGCTTCGAGGGCGCGACGGTGACCAAGGAGATACAGGCCGACTGCTTCGCCGGGGCGTGGACGGCGCACGCGAAGGCCGAGACCTTCAGGCCCACCGACGACGAGTTGGACCGGGCGTTGGCCGGGTTCCTGTTCCTGCGTGACGAACCGGGCACCGCCAAGGCCGATCCGAGTGCTCACGGCAGCGGATTCGACAGAGTCAACTCGTTTCGCACCGGTTTCGACAAGGGAGTCCAGGCGTGCAAGGGCTATCGCAACGGTGATCCCGTGGTGGTGGAGGTTCCATTCCGAAATGCTGCCGACGCGGCGGCCGGGGGGAACGCCCCCTACGAGGACATCGTGGCGGGTGTCCCGGTAGACCTCGAGGATTACTGGACGCAGGTCTATCCGAGACTCACCGGTGAGCCCTGGGTTCCGCTGCAGCCGATGCGTGCGTTCCATCCGTCGGAGGCGCCCGCGTGTGGCCGTCAATCCACGTCGGGCTACGTGCTGTTCTATTGTGTCCCCGAGGATTACGTCGGATTCGACGCCGCCGGGTTCATGCCCCAGATCTATAGTCAGGGCGGGGATTTCGCGGTGGCCACGCTCATCGCGACGCAGTACGGGCTGGCCGTTCTCACCAGGATGGGACAGGACTCCGCCGACAAGAAGGTATCGCTGCGCGCGGACTGCCTCGCCGGGGCGTGGGCGGCGAGCATCCTGCTGGAGGATCGCCCCGGCAGCGCCTACCGGCTGTCTCCGGGCGACCTGGACAAGGCGGTGTCGGCGCTGCTCATCTTCCGGGGATCGGGCGACGTGGAACGGCAGGGGCAGGGTTCGGATCGTGTCGACGCGTACCGCGACGGTGTGTACAACGGCGCCAAGAGCTGTCTGGCGAACTGA
- a CDS encoding BTAD domain-containing putative transcriptional regulator: MVGYFLSGGIEAHVDSCVPSLGGPKQRCVLAVLLASHGTVVSIDRLADAIWADDPPAKSVASLRSYVANLRRVLTSGTESGGPRFESRQHGYQLNVLPGDTVDLHQFERLVNDGRGALIRGEARSAADTLGAALALWRGDPFGEFTHHDFAHADTQRYAALRTTAIEARFDALLQIGDGGACIPEIEEALAQEPLHERLWGHLMLALYRAGRTTEAIRAFDRARVILDREIGTRPGEGLQTLYRQISRDAPELKVSLAGRRMTTTGSRPGKRESLVGRDAELSVIADAVGRTRDGSGGLVLLAGESGIGKTSLAQAVSEQARADGLATAWATHPMGIRLPVLWTWIQILRRLGRALGPSARESVVRAAPGVVDALVPEWNGTDAPAPQARAAASGFQLVEGLVTALSELSSAQALLLVLDDVQRADPASCNALILLQEQLPWLPIQVIGNWTYFGSDRPVNRSSFERVVRSCATTTIHLDGMDLDATAGLVEILTGSAPSTVNANLIWEHTGGNPLYITEFVRVLDAKTRSQSTLVPDGVTVPDAISAAVGRRLSVLDTACRHTLSVAAVLGPVFDVAALSDIVDLPVSVVQRRLRPAYETGLLDEVPGNPGVYRFSHGLVRDAVLAHTMGTDRMNAHAAIARSQSAGIVTMAYEEAIAAADHAWRAGVEINPHTALEIHESVVQRAVDRSAYEDVTVLCDHAIAICRRLPPKPELLGRQATLWLHLAGARGIREGHSSEPALDAVQRAFELGSASSGRNFYGAIVLQIMMLCARGRLDEAQVMAKGLDDRHAATGDSDIGEASHFVRMMIHGLRGEFEDTLSTAKSMFATFPAPVTVADPLHFLHPRAYCFVAVAEANRGDREAARRNCQLSLDLARSHGDVFNVLAAKLALVEVDAILGIHDGIAGEAETIYNDMAAAGAHQWAGCARLVSLWARTLSTGEDLVAEAFEALDAISYDGSTVMMPFWLCLMADIEKRHKRIQHAHDLLTRAHSIAQVTGEHAWDDQITRRLAPVSR; encoded by the coding sequence ATGGTCGGGTACTTCCTGTCGGGTGGGATCGAAGCCCACGTCGACAGTTGTGTCCCGTCGCTCGGGGGGCCGAAGCAGCGATGCGTGCTGGCTGTGCTCCTGGCTAGTCACGGCACCGTCGTGAGCATCGACAGATTGGCCGACGCTATCTGGGCGGACGATCCGCCCGCGAAATCTGTTGCTTCCCTTCGCTCTTACGTCGCAAACCTGCGCCGGGTGCTCACATCGGGCACCGAGTCCGGTGGCCCCCGCTTCGAATCGCGACAGCACGGTTATCAACTCAACGTGTTGCCCGGCGATACCGTCGACCTGCACCAGTTCGAGCGGCTGGTCAACGACGGGCGCGGCGCGCTGATCAGGGGTGAGGCGCGATCGGCGGCGGACACGCTCGGGGCTGCGCTGGCACTGTGGCGGGGCGATCCGTTCGGCGAGTTCACTCACCACGATTTTGCGCATGCGGACACCCAGCGATACGCGGCGCTGCGCACCACCGCGATCGAGGCGCGGTTCGACGCGCTGCTGCAGATCGGTGACGGCGGAGCCTGCATTCCCGAGATCGAGGAAGCCCTCGCGCAGGAGCCATTGCACGAGCGGCTCTGGGGGCACCTCATGCTGGCGCTGTACCGGGCGGGACGCACCACCGAGGCCATCCGCGCGTTCGACCGGGCGCGCGTCATTCTCGACCGCGAGATCGGAACGCGGCCCGGAGAGGGATTGCAGACCCTGTACCGCCAGATATCCCGCGACGCTCCCGAGCTCAAGGTCAGTCTGGCCGGGCGTCGGATGACCACGACCGGCTCCCGGCCCGGGAAACGGGAGTCGCTGGTCGGGCGGGACGCGGAGCTGTCCGTCATCGCCGATGCGGTGGGCCGGACCCGAGACGGATCCGGTGGCCTGGTTCTGCTCGCCGGGGAGAGCGGGATCGGCAAGACATCGCTGGCGCAGGCCGTTTCGGAACAAGCCCGTGCCGATGGGCTGGCCACGGCATGGGCCACCCATCCGATGGGAATACGGCTGCCGGTGCTGTGGACCTGGATTCAGATTCTTCGGCGGCTGGGCCGTGCGCTGGGGCCGTCGGCACGCGAGTCGGTGGTGCGCGCGGCACCGGGTGTCGTGGACGCGCTGGTGCCCGAATGGAACGGTACGGACGCCCCGGCCCCGCAGGCCCGGGCCGCCGCCTCCGGGTTTCAGCTGGTGGAAGGTCTGGTCACGGCGCTCAGCGAATTATCCTCTGCCCAAGCACTTCTTCTGGTGCTCGACGATGTTCAGCGCGCCGATCCGGCGTCGTGCAATGCACTGATCCTGCTGCAGGAACAGCTGCCCTGGCTGCCCATCCAGGTGATCGGAAACTGGACCTACTTCGGCAGTGACCGGCCGGTGAACCGGAGTTCCTTTGAACGGGTGGTGCGGAGCTGCGCGACCACCACCATTCATCTGGACGGGATGGACCTTGACGCGACCGCCGGCCTTGTCGAGATCCTCACGGGCTCAGCGCCGTCGACCGTGAACGCCAACCTGATCTGGGAGCACACCGGCGGAAATCCGCTGTACATCACGGAGTTCGTCCGCGTTCTCGACGCCAAGACTCGTTCCCAAAGCACCTTGGTGCCCGATGGAGTGACGGTGCCGGACGCCATCTCGGCCGCGGTCGGCCGACGGCTGTCGGTCCTTGACACGGCCTGCCGCCACACACTGTCGGTGGCGGCCGTGCTGGGCCCGGTCTTCGATGTGGCAGCCCTGTCCGACATCGTCGATCTGCCGGTGTCGGTGGTGCAGCGGCGCCTGCGTCCCGCCTACGAGACCGGGTTGCTCGACGAGGTGCCGGGTAACCCGGGCGTGTACCGCTTCAGCCACGGCCTCGTTCGGGATGCGGTGCTGGCGCACACGATGGGCACAGATCGCATGAACGCCCACGCCGCGATCGCCCGCAGCCAGTCGGCAGGCATTGTCACCATGGCCTATGAGGAGGCCATTGCCGCGGCCGATCATGCCTGGCGCGCCGGGGTGGAAATCAACCCGCACACCGCGCTGGAAATCCACGAGAGCGTGGTGCAGCGGGCCGTGGACCGGTCGGCGTACGAGGATGTCACCGTCCTCTGCGACCATGCGATAGCGATCTGCCGACGGCTGCCGCCCAAGCCGGAGCTGCTGGGACGCCAAGCGACCCTGTGGTTGCACCTGGCCGGGGCACGCGGCATCCGTGAAGGACACTCCAGCGAGCCCGCCCTGGACGCGGTGCAGCGCGCCTTCGAGCTCGGCAGTGCCAGCAGCGGCCGGAACTTCTACGGCGCCATCGTGTTACAGATCATGATGCTGTGTGCACGCGGTCGGCTGGATGAGGCGCAGGTGATGGCCAAGGGCCTCGATGATCGGCATGCGGCGACCGGTGACTCGGACATCGGCGAGGCGAGTCACTTTGTGCGCATGATGATTCACGGTCTGCGCGGCGAGTTCGAGGACACGCTGTCCACCGCCAAGAGCATGTTCGCGACGTTTCCCGCGCCGGTGACCGTCGCCGATCCGCTGCACTTTCTGCATCCACGCGCGTACTGCTTTGTCGCGGTCGCCGAGGCCAACCGTGGCGATCGCGAGGCCGCTCGGCGCAACTGCCAGCTGAGCCTGGACCTCGCGCGGTCGCACGGCGATGTATTCAATGTGCTGGCAGCCAAACTCGCCCTGGTAGAGGTGGATGCGATCCTCGGCATTCACGACGGCATCGCGGGCGAGGCCGAGACCATCTACAACGACATGGCCGCCGCCGGGGCGCATCAGTGGGCCGGATGTGCCCGGCTGGTGAGTCTATGGGCGCGCACCTTGAGCACCGGGGAGGATCTGGTGGCCGAGGCATTTGAAGCGCTGGATGCCATCTCCTATGACGGCAGCACCGTCATGATGCCGTTCTGGCTGTGCCTCATGGCCGATATCGAGAAGCGGCACAAACGCATCCAGCACGCACACGACCTGCTCACCCGTGCGCATTCGATCGCGCAGGTGACCGGCGAGCATGCCTGGGACGATCAGATCACGCGCAGGCTGGCACCCGTAAGCAGGTGA
- a CDS encoding MmpS family transport accessory protein — MYRLLKRFWIPLLLAVVVGIGGYAISQIRSSINPPPPKPGEGSGITANFNPKHITYEVVGSGGTANLNYLDENGQPHLIENAPLPWSFTIVTTMPSMSANIVAQGDRNVSGLGCRVTVDGGVRDDRSSTDQVKPFIYCLVKSV; from the coding sequence GTGTATCGACTGTTGAAGCGGTTCTGGATTCCGCTGCTGCTGGCAGTCGTCGTCGGGATTGGCGGATACGCGATCTCGCAGATCCGTAGCTCCATAAATCCGCCTCCTCCCAAGCCGGGCGAGGGATCGGGCATCACCGCGAACTTCAACCCGAAGCACATCACCTATGAGGTCGTCGGGTCGGGCGGCACTGCGAACCTCAACTACCTCGATGAGAACGGGCAACCCCATCTCATTGAGAATGCCCCACTCCCTTGGTCTTTCACGATCGTGACAACCATGCCGTCCATGTCGGCCAACATCGTCGCCCAAGGCGATCGCAACGTCAGCGGTCTTGGGTGCCGCGTGACGGTCGATGGGGGCGTGCGTGACGACCGATCCAGCACGGACCAAGTCAAACCGTTCATCTACTGCTTGGTGAAATCCGTATGA
- a CDS encoding serine hydrolase domain-containing protein — MDNRFRLLGKAFNALFSNRLRGGGALAVYYRGEKVVDLWAGTSDRAGTRPWLPETSGVIYSASKGLSSLVIHRLADRGLIDYDAPVAQYWPEFGANGKGAVTVRAVLNHTAGLSQIVGIAESLEEELDHRLMEERLAAAPLDRLAGKPAYHALTIGWLLAGLARAVTGQDMRDLYAQELAAPLGLAELHLGRPPGLQGIPLAQFVDPIGGFTRVFSERWLARVARGPGFVRSLAGSLYAGPGMSQAIVDADSVALDAQMPAVNAVASAESLAKLYAAVAGDGSVDSVRLLSPSAVASFTRKPSLRVDGVLHVPMMWHMGFHSMPLPLLSSGFGHVGLNGCFGWADPTRELSIALVHNRLPSTLLFDLLAFLWLVPLAARAVPRR; from the coding sequence GTGGACAATAGATTCCGCTTGTTGGGCAAGGCCTTTAATGCGCTCTTTAGCAACCGGCTGCGTGGCGGCGGGGCCTTGGCCGTCTACTACCGGGGTGAGAAGGTTGTCGATCTCTGGGCGGGTACCAGCGACCGAGCCGGCACCCGTCCGTGGTTGCCGGAGACGTCCGGCGTCATCTATTCGGCATCCAAAGGGCTCTCGTCCCTGGTCATCCACCGTCTCGCCGACCGCGGCCTGATCGACTATGACGCCCCGGTGGCGCAGTACTGGCCCGAGTTCGGCGCCAACGGCAAAGGCGCCGTGACGGTACGTGCCGTGCTCAACCACACGGCCGGACTATCGCAAATCGTCGGAATAGCCGAGAGTCTCGAGGAGGAGCTCGATCACCGTCTGATGGAGGAGCGTCTGGCCGCGGCACCCCTGGACCGCTTGGCCGGAAAACCGGCCTATCACGCGCTGACCATCGGCTGGCTGCTCGCCGGTCTGGCACGAGCGGTTACCGGGCAAGATATGCGCGACCTCTATGCCCAAGAACTGGCTGCGCCGTTGGGTCTTGCCGAGTTGCACCTGGGTCGCCCACCGGGGCTACAAGGCATCCCGCTGGCGCAATTCGTGGACCCGATAGGCGGTTTCACCAGGGTCTTCTCGGAACGCTGGCTTGCTCGTGTCGCGCGCGGCCCCGGTTTCGTCAGATCACTGGCGGGCAGTCTCTACGCCGGTCCCGGTATGTCCCAGGCGATTGTGGACGCCGACTCCGTAGCCCTCGATGCGCAGATGCCCGCTGTCAACGCCGTGGCATCAGCGGAGTCGCTGGCCAAGTTGTACGCGGCGGTGGCAGGCGACGGCAGTGTGGATAGCGTGCGGCTACTGTCGCCGTCCGCGGTAGCCTCCTTCACGCGAAAGCCAAGTCTTCGTGTCGATGGCGTCCTACACGTTCCGATGATGTGGCACATGGGATTTCACTCGATGCCGCTGCCTCTGCTGTCGAGTGGTTTCGGCCATGTGGGACTGAACGGGTGCTTCGGGTGGGCAGATCCCACGCGTGAGTTGTCGATAGCGCTGGTGCACAACAGACTGCCGTCGACCCTACTTTTCGACCTACTCGCGTTCCTGTGGCTCGTTCCGCTCGCGGCCCGAGCCGTACCTCGACGCTGA
- a CDS encoding LpqN/LpqT family lipoprotein produces MRTERPPVALAFAALCLSVTLAACGGGSKDNAATSSSSKSSSSSTTTSAVAQPDKSKLAPRNLQSKAGAANYTIADYIKDQRITETPVHQGDSGAPQVDIQFPDGWVSAGPDTPDYAYGAIVYTGPEAQGANYTPNIIAILSRLEGNVDPQQLLTLAGGEMKNLPEFVPVGDGSAEVSGYPAYRIAGSYNLEGIKAASGQETVLITSNGALYILQMNATSNEEQSDALFTAMSAIDKSITITS; encoded by the coding sequence ATGCGCACGGAGCGCCCCCCGGTAGCCCTTGCATTCGCGGCACTGTGTCTGTCCGTCACCCTCGCCGCGTGTGGCGGCGGTTCCAAGGACAACGCGGCGACGTCGTCGTCATCGAAGAGCTCGTCCTCATCCACTACTACCTCGGCGGTGGCCCAGCCGGACAAGAGCAAGTTGGCACCACGCAATCTGCAGAGCAAGGCCGGTGCGGCCAACTACACCATCGCCGACTACATCAAGGATCAGCGCATCACCGAAACACCTGTCCACCAAGGTGATTCGGGTGCGCCACAGGTCGATATCCAGTTCCCGGACGGCTGGGTCAGCGCCGGGCCCGACACACCGGACTACGCCTATGGCGCGATCGTGTACACCGGCCCTGAGGCACAAGGGGCCAACTACACCCCCAACATCATCGCGATCCTGTCCCGGCTCGAGGGCAATGTCGACCCCCAGCAGCTGCTGACACTGGCCGGCGGTGAGATGAAGAACCTCCCCGAATTCGTGCCCGTCGGTGACGGATCCGCCGAGGTATCTGGATATCCCGCCTATCGGATCGCGGGTTCCTACAACCTGGAGGGCATCAAGGCCGCCTCCGGCCAAGAGACCGTGTTGATCACAAGCAACGGCGCGCTGTACATCCTGCAGATGAACGCCACCAGCAACGAAGAACAAAGCGATGCGCTGTTCACCGCCATGAGCGCCATCGACAAGTCGATCACCATTACCTCCTGA
- a CDS encoding DUF6188 family protein: MSEAWIEGLPVQRIMFRDGLVISLGDYNEVVIAVPMWLTLPPAGRWPREIVCVDPKAILDEERPLFSISGATCIEARWNDKGDLHMEFSDDHAIDVPHHDFDTAWEVYGKYHGYVASLPRGKVRVVRHDVPEEAGA; encoded by the coding sequence ATGTCCGAAGCATGGATTGAGGGCTTGCCGGTCCAGCGGATCATGTTCCGTGACGGATTGGTAATCAGCCTGGGTGACTACAACGAGGTGGTTATCGCTGTGCCGATGTGGCTCACGCTTCCCCCGGCGGGGAGGTGGCCACGGGAAATCGTCTGCGTCGATCCGAAGGCGATCCTGGATGAGGAGCGTCCGCTCTTCAGCATCTCGGGTGCTACGTGCATCGAGGCCAGGTGGAACGACAAGGGTGATCTGCACATGGAGTTCTCCGACGACCACGCGATCGACGTGCCGCATCACGACTTCGACACGGCGTGGGAGGTCTATGGCAAGTACCACGGGTACGTGGCCAGCCTGCCGCGCGGCAAGGTCCGCGTGGTGCGTCACGATGTGCCGGAGGAGGCCGGGGCTTAA
- a CDS encoding TetR/AcrR family transcriptional regulator gives MPPTHRRPSDDELLDGARDVFAEYGYQAASMAEIARRASTTKPTLYAHFGSKEAMYSLVFQREAQAIQNHLFAVYENLPEGDVEGWVKTALDAGMSYVADNPTSFRVLVGTSEAGTPAAESMRSMLDRFIDRIAQIVDDAVRRRGAVPALPTRTVAAMAVASGLEAARQGILVDGLSPAHAAELATAYIAGGIAAIETRLLTK, from the coding sequence ATGCCACCCACCCATCGCAGGCCGTCCGATGACGAGCTGCTGGACGGCGCCCGTGACGTATTTGCCGAATATGGTTACCAGGCAGCGAGTATGGCCGAGATTGCCCGGCGTGCGTCGACCACAAAGCCGACGTTGTACGCACATTTCGGGTCGAAGGAGGCGATGTATTCGCTGGTCTTCCAACGCGAGGCCCAGGCCATTCAGAATCACCTGTTCGCGGTGTACGAGAACCTGCCGGAGGGCGACGTCGAGGGGTGGGTGAAGACGGCACTGGACGCCGGAATGAGCTACGTCGCTGACAATCCCACCAGCTTTCGCGTCTTGGTTGGTACCTCAGAGGCCGGGACTCCGGCGGCCGAATCGATGCGGTCGATGCTTGACCGCTTCATTGATCGAATCGCCCAAATCGTCGATGACGCGGTCCGTCGTCGCGGCGCCGTACCGGCGCTACCGACGCGAACGGTGGCGGCGATGGCTGTTGCGAGCGGTCTGGAAGCGGCGCGTCAGGGAATCCTTGTCGACGGGCTCAGTCCCGCGCATGCCGCCGAGCTGGCGACCGCCTACATCGCGGGCGGAATAGCCGCGATAGAAACAAGACTGCTGACCAAGTAG
- a CDS encoding TetR family transcriptional regulator yields the protein MTFRRARSEEQREIRRQAILETASSMLSDMPVSQITLNELSRRTGLAKSAMVRYFESREAVLLELLDGALRCWATEIVAELSHDTHSGTAQERADHLATLLSRSLRQHAVLCDLMTAQPGVLEQNVADETLLCFRRSARDSITALTAAIRSYIPELGEDAQSVSLSILVTSSALWMYARPSASAIAAIEADPTLADIHLNFDADLESMLARLIAGALVKRSS from the coding sequence ATGACCTTCCGGCGCGCACGCAGTGAGGAGCAGCGCGAGATCCGCCGGCAAGCCATCCTGGAAACCGCATCGTCGATGCTCAGCGACATGCCGGTCAGCCAGATAACCCTCAATGAGCTGAGCCGACGCACCGGCCTGGCAAAGTCGGCGATGGTCCGCTACTTCGAGTCCCGCGAGGCCGTATTGCTGGAATTGCTCGATGGCGCGCTGCGGTGCTGGGCAACCGAAATTGTGGCGGAGCTCTCTCACGACACGCACTCCGGTACCGCGCAGGAGAGAGCCGACCACCTGGCCACCCTGCTCAGCAGGTCGCTGCGGCAGCACGCGGTGCTGTGCGACTTGATGACCGCTCAGCCAGGCGTACTGGAGCAGAATGTCGCGGACGAGACGCTGCTGTGTTTCCGGCGATCCGCCCGCGACAGCATCACCGCGCTCACTGCGGCCATCCGCAGCTACATCCCCGAGCTCGGTGAAGATGCCCAGAGCGTGTCCCTGTCCATCCTGGTCACGAGCTCCGCGCTGTGGATGTACGCGCGACCGTCAGCCAGCGCCATCGCCGCCATTGAGGCCGACCCCACACTGGCAGATATCCATTTGAACTTCGACGCCGACCTGGAATCCATGCTCGCCCGACTCATCGCCGGCGCCCTGGTGAAGCGCAGTTCCTGA
- a CDS encoding DUF4333 domain-containing protein, with product MTISVTRALLVSGLGAGLIAGLPGCSFSLGSGDVKKSDVIGQITAKMTDADGNKPETVACPDALKAEVGAQTNCQMKVKGKPYNVNVTVTQIKGDSVNFDMVETLDKEAVAAGINDQITQQFHKPDSVTCPDNLKGFTGATLRCEIKDEGQTYGVTVTVTDVQGGDVRYNFKVDEQPK from the coding sequence ATGACCATCTCCGTCACACGCGCACTACTCGTATCCGGTCTCGGAGCCGGGTTGATTGCTGGTCTGCCGGGCTGTTCCTTCTCCCTGGGTTCGGGAGATGTCAAGAAGTCGGATGTCATCGGCCAGATCACGGCAAAGATGACCGATGCGGACGGCAACAAGCCCGAGACGGTGGCATGCCCGGATGCGCTGAAAGCAGAAGTGGGGGCGCAGACCAACTGTCAGATGAAGGTCAAGGGAAAGCCCTACAACGTCAACGTGACCGTCACCCAGATCAAGGGTGACAGTGTCAATTTCGACATGGTCGAGACGCTCGACAAAGAGGCCGTCGCCGCCGGCATCAACGATCAGATCACGCAGCAGTTCCACAAACCGGATTCGGTGACGTGCCCCGACAACCTGAAGGGTTTCACGGGCGCGACGCTGCGATGCGAGATCAAGGACGAGGGGCAGACCTACGGCGTGACCGTGACGGTCACCGATGTCCAGGGTGGAGACGTCCGCTACAACTTCAAGGTCGACGAACAGCCTAAGTAA
- a CDS encoding GNAT family N-acetyltransferase, whose amino-acid sequence MPSAGDDLTWRVATEDDIPLLFDLWRASGAIDHPTSLVMMDELVEEFDDDDFDPALDSVIAVDQSGRAVAFGSATVKSSNETVVWVTLDGTVHPDRRGEGIGTSLLRWQEQRGLQHLVESDECLPGWLAGLAEEHAVWTIDLFHRNGYESVRWWHELERDLSQPIPDVTLPEGMRIETYGPEWSEATRDAHNEAFRDHWGSQPIARVDWESDHRLKAFRADLSFVVVARDAAGQDTVAAYLLSEVNEEEWEANGYSFGFIDLVGVRRDWRGRKLAQAVLTYAMRTYKNEGLERAVLDVDADSPTGAVGLYEGLGFSEVNRSVSLVKQF is encoded by the coding sequence ATGCCAAGCGCCGGAGATGACTTGACGTGGCGGGTAGCAACCGAAGATGACATACCGCTGCTGTTCGACCTCTGGCGAGCCTCGGGAGCGATTGATCACCCCACGAGTCTGGTCATGATGGACGAACTCGTAGAAGAATTCGATGACGACGACTTCGATCCGGCGCTCGACTCGGTCATCGCCGTCGACCAATCGGGGCGAGCGGTTGCGTTCGGCTCGGCAACCGTGAAGTCCAGCAATGAAACTGTCGTATGGGTGACGTTGGATGGCACCGTTCATCCCGACCGGCGCGGCGAAGGAATCGGGACCAGTCTGCTCCGTTGGCAGGAGCAGCGCGGGCTGCAGCATCTCGTGGAATCGGATGAATGCTTGCCTGGTTGGCTCGCCGGACTCGCGGAGGAACACGCTGTCTGGACGATCGATTTGTTCCACCGCAACGGATACGAATCGGTGAGGTGGTGGCATGAGCTCGAGCGCGATCTCAGTCAACCCATCCCTGACGTCACTCTTCCTGAGGGCATGCGGATCGAGACCTATGGTCCCGAATGGTCTGAAGCAACCCGGGACGCCCACAACGAGGCGTTCCGTGATCATTGGGGCAGCCAGCCGATCGCCCGCGTGGACTGGGAATCGGACCACAGGCTGAAGGCGTTCCGCGCTGACCTCTCATTCGTCGTCGTCGCACGTGATGCCGCGGGACAGGATACCGTCGCCGCGTACCTGCTCAGTGAGGTCAATGAGGAGGAGTGGGAGGCGAACGGTTACTCGTTCGGGTTCATCGACTTGGTGGGTGTCCGGCGCGACTGGCGTGGACGCAAACTCGCGCAGGCGGTGTTGACGTACGCCATGCGTACCTACAAAAACGAAGGGCTTGAGCGGGCCGTTCTTGACGTTGACGCGGATAGCCCCACCGGTGCCGTGGGACTCTATGAGGGGCTGGGGTTCTCGGAGGTCAATCGCTCGGTCAGTCTGGTGAAGCAGTTCTAA
- a CDS encoding DUF3887 domain-containing protein — protein MRQTQRLRSLQPRALATLAVLGALAMSTSACGGADTPPASTAGSPDKLALATLDQIVQGDNAAATAHFDQTMADTLSAPALGQAWITYQELLGTYQSHGDPQDVQRGELTVVNVPLQMEHAPGQFRLTVHPDGTVAGLYFLKEGVPVP, from the coding sequence ATGCGGCAAACACAAAGGCTCCGTAGCTTGCAGCCGCGAGCACTGGCGACTCTGGCAGTGCTCGGCGCTCTTGCCATGAGTACGAGCGCCTGCGGTGGGGCGGACACACCACCAGCGAGCACTGCCGGTAGCCCGGACAAACTGGCATTAGCAACACTGGATCAGATCGTGCAAGGCGACAATGCAGCCGCCACCGCCCATTTCGACCAGACCATGGCGGATACGCTGTCGGCTCCTGCCCTGGGGCAAGCATGGATCACCTACCAAGAACTGCTGGGCACATACCAATCACACGGTGATCCGCAAGACGTCCAACGCGGAGAGCTGACCGTGGTCAACGTGCCGCTCCAAATGGAACACGCGCCTGGCCAGTTCAGGCTGACCGTGCACCCCGACGGCACCGTCGCAGGTCTGTACTTCCTCAAAGAGGGCGTCCCCGTACCCTGA